One window of the Paenibacillus beijingensis genome contains the following:
- a CDS encoding glycosyltransferase: MGTNNSFNQLTSIIILTHNQLLYTKQCIESIRTYTEPGTYEIIVVDNASSDGTQAWLAKQEDIKAILNETNQGFPKGCNQGIEISKGGYYLLLNNDTVVTMNWLSNLLTALNSSTNVGAAGPITNSCSYYQSIETNYETVEDMQQFAAGNNISDQSRWEKRLKLVGFCMIIKREVVDKIGMLDECFEMGNFEDDDYSMRMLMAGYTLLLCKDTFIHHYGSVTFASVPQKYTDLMKTNSDRFLKKWGFRSEYSTFIRHEIINLIELKSASAPIRVLEVGCACGGTLLKIKDMYPNAELYGIELNQASGQIANRFADVRTDNVETTLSYPANFFDYIIFADVLEHLYDPWKVVENAKNYLKEDGKMLVSLPNVSHFSVIRDMLEGNWTYQDAGLMDRTHVRFFTRKEMIKMFERAGFNNIDIGSVTLEGSSADQYIIDQLQQLTSNKHLSQEMRTYQYLFRVSAQPAVEHLILDKLLRMDNEQADPETINQLIDLLIQNEDIFDVVNQHIKGHFKYPQKVYNMLVNALYQRNHYNYLIPFLQSSLEINHQDADTLYNLGFIFYRIDEYEKALQYLNQIQHQDEDLIALIQEIQHKTEQSYQEIPDSML; encoded by the coding sequence GTGGGGACGAACAATAGCTTCAACCAATTAACGAGCATCATTATATTGACACATAACCAATTACTCTACACCAAACAATGTATAGAGAGCATCCGAACGTATACTGAACCCGGTACATACGAGATTATCGTCGTTGATAATGCTTCTAGTGACGGTACACAAGCATGGCTGGCGAAACAGGAAGATATTAAAGCTATTTTAAATGAAACCAATCAAGGTTTTCCCAAAGGATGCAACCAAGGAATAGAGATTTCAAAAGGAGGATATTACCTTTTATTGAATAACGATACTGTTGTGACAATGAATTGGCTCTCTAATTTGCTAACCGCCCTAAATAGTTCTACTAATGTGGGCGCGGCAGGGCCAATTACAAATAGTTGCTCCTACTACCAAAGCATTGAAACGAACTACGAAACAGTGGAAGACATGCAGCAGTTTGCAGCCGGTAATAACATCTCCGATCAGTCAAGGTGGGAAAAGCGGTTAAAGTTGGTTGGATTTTGTATGATTATCAAGCGTGAAGTGGTTGATAAAATCGGAATGCTTGATGAATGCTTTGAAATGGGCAACTTTGAAGATGACGATTATTCAATGCGCATGCTAATGGCTGGATACACGCTTTTACTTTGCAAAGATACGTTTATCCACCATTACGGCAGCGTTACATTCGCTTCAGTACCCCAAAAGTATACGGATTTAATGAAAACGAACAGTGACAGGTTCTTGAAAAAATGGGGGTTCAGATCAGAGTATTCCACATTTATTCGTCATGAAATTATCAATTTAATTGAGCTGAAATCTGCCTCTGCACCGATCAGAGTATTGGAGGTTGGTTGTGCCTGCGGTGGAACATTACTCAAAATAAAGGATATGTACCCAAACGCCGAGCTTTATGGCATTGAACTGAATCAAGCCTCCGGACAGATCGCTAATCGGTTTGCGGATGTGAGAACCGATAATGTGGAAACGACGTTATCCTATCCGGCAAACTTTTTTGACTACATTATTTTCGCAGATGTTCTGGAGCATCTGTATGACCCGTGGAAAGTCGTCGAAAATGCAAAGAATTATTTGAAAGAAGACGGAAAAATGTTGGTTAGTCTTCCCAATGTGTCTCACTTTAGTGTTATTCGAGACATGCTGGAAGGTAACTGGACTTATCAGGATGCGGGTTTAATGGATAGAACGCACGTCCGATTCTTTACCAGAAAAGAAATGATTAAAATGTTTGAAAGAGCCGGATTTAATAATATTGATATTGGAAGTGTTACGCTGGAGGGCAGCTCTGCGGACCAATATATTATAGATCAACTGCAGCAATTGACCTCCAACAAACATTTAAGTCAGGAAATGAGAACGTATCAATATTTATTCCGGGTGAGCGCACAGCCGGCTGTGGAACATTTAATTTTAGATAAACTGCTTCGGATGGACAATGAACAGGCTGATCCGGAAACAATTAATCAATTGATAGACTTGCTTATTCAAAACGAGGATATATTTGATGTCGTTAATCAACATATAAAGGGTCATTTTAAGTACCCTCAAAAAGTTTATAATATGCTGGTGAATGCGTTATATCAACGCAATCATTATAATTACTTGATTCCGTTCCTTCAAAGTTCTTTGGAAATTAATCATCAGGATGCGGACACATTATATAATTTGGGCTTTATATTTTATCGAATTGATGAATACGAAAAAGCTCTGCAGTATCTCAATCAAATACAGCACCAAGACGAAGATCTAATTGCGTTAATTCAAGAAATACAACATAAAACAGAACAATCATATCAGGAGATACCTGATTCCATGCTTTAA
- a CDS encoding cold-shock protein yields MQGKVKWFNAEKGYGFIETEQGGDVFVHFSAIQSEGFKTLEEGQSVEFDIVEGARGPQAANVVKL; encoded by the coding sequence ATGCAAGGTAAAGTTAAATGGTTTAACGCAGAAAAAGGCTATGGATTCATCGAGACTGAGCAAGGCGGCGACGTTTTTGTTCATTTCTCCGCAATCCAATCCGAAGGCTTCAAAACCCTCGAAGAAGGCCAATCGGTCGAATTCGACATCGTTGAAGGCGCTCGCGGTCCACAAGCTGCTAACGTAGTCAAACTGTAA
- the hpf gene encoding ribosome hibernation-promoting factor, HPF/YfiA family, which translates to MEYNIRGQQIQVTDALRNYVEKKLNRLEKYFEAPLTSESNVTLSVTKGRHAVEVMIPMAGTMLRAEDKSSDMYSSVDVVVDKLERQIRKHKTKINRKFRQEGSIKTLLKEDSGSIRVADEEDDLEVVRMKRFILKPMDVEEAILQMDMIGHNFFVFSNADTKEVSVVYKRHDGKYGLIEQE; encoded by the coding sequence ATGGAATACAACATTCGAGGTCAACAAATTCAGGTGACGGACGCGCTGCGTAATTACGTCGAGAAGAAATTGAACCGATTGGAAAAGTATTTTGAAGCACCTTTAACCTCCGAATCAAATGTTACGCTGTCTGTTACGAAAGGTAGGCATGCTGTGGAAGTGATGATTCCTATGGCAGGGACGATGCTCCGGGCGGAAGACAAGAGCAGCGATATGTATTCGTCTGTTGATGTAGTGGTCGACAAGTTGGAACGTCAAATTCGCAAGCACAAAACGAAAATCAACCGTAAGTTCAGACAGGAAGGCAGCATCAAAACGTTGTTGAAGGAAGACAGCGGCTCCATCAGGGTCGCAGATGAAGAGGACGATCTTGAAGTTGTACGCATGAAGCGCTTCATACTGAAGCCTATGGATGTTGAGGAAGCCATATTACAAATGGACATGATTGGGCACAATTTTTTTGTATTCTCCAATGCGGACACGAAAGAAGTTAGCGTCGTTTACAAACGTCATGACGGAAAGTACGGTCTGATCGAACAGGAATAA